A section of the Methanothermobacter sp. genome encodes:
- a CDS encoding threonine--tRNA ligase, translating to MRILLIHSDYLEYETKNKTGIAEEIPEDKMKGHFTESLVVFTAVEAEDEENPDSVIENAVNEIVRVFGDVKADNVVIYPYAHLSSSLSSPKTARRVLEGMEEALRERGIEVSRVPFGWYKAFRISCKGHPLSELSRTIRPEPIKEEEESEESEWFILYKGQKIRPEEFEFTSRDLENLVKYELGVLESSGEEPPHVRLMREKGLADYEPSADVGHLRWYPRGRLIRDLLADYVYMLVTSEGAMPVETPIMYDLEDEAIRVHAEKFGERQYRMKNKKELMLRYACCFGAFRILSDSFLTWKNLPASIYELSTYSFRLEKKGEVVGLKRLRGFTMPDLHTVCADLEQALTEFAGQVGMCMKTGEDLQVNYEVIFRATRDFYEEYSDWVHSVADKIGKPILLELLPSRKHYWIAKMDFAAIDYLGRPIENPTVQIDVESGERFGITYVNSDEEEVNPIILHCSPTGSIERVICSLLEKTAIEMDEKPPMLPVWLSPTQVRVLPIAERHLEFAESLVSEMTANDVRADLDDRAETLGKKIRNAAQDWVPYVVVVGDSELEGKLTVNIRSTGEKVQMDLHELIELVRSETQGMPFRRLPLPVRLSERINF from the coding sequence ATGAGGATACTGTTAATTCACTCTGATTACCTGGAATACGAGACAAAGAACAAAACAGGGATAGCGGAGGAAATACCCGAAGATAAAATGAAGGGACACTTCACCGAGTCCCTGGTGGTCTTCACAGCGGTGGAGGCTGAGGATGAGGAGAACCCTGATTCAGTCATTGAAAATGCGGTAAATGAAATAGTGAGGGTTTTTGGTGACGTTAAGGCTGATAATGTGGTTATATATCCATATGCGCACCTCAGCTCCTCACTGAGCTCCCCGAAGACAGCCCGCAGGGTTCTTGAGGGAATGGAGGAGGCGCTGAGGGAGAGGGGAATTGAGGTCTCAAGGGTCCCCTTCGGCTGGTACAAGGCATTCAGAATATCCTGCAAGGGCCACCCACTATCGGAACTCTCAAGGACCATAAGGCCGGAGCCCATCAAAGAGGAGGAGGAATCAGAGGAATCAGAGTGGTTCATACTCTACAAGGGCCAGAAAATCAGACCGGAAGAATTTGAATTCACAAGCAGGGACCTTGAAAACCTTGTGAAGTATGAACTGGGTGTGCTCGAATCATCCGGCGAGGAGCCACCACACGTTAGACTCATGAGGGAGAAGGGCCTGGCGGATTATGAGCCATCAGCAGATGTGGGACACCTCAGATGGTACCCCAGGGGAAGGCTCATAAGGGATCTTCTTGCAGACTACGTTTACATGCTCGTAACCAGTGAGGGGGCCATGCCGGTTGAGACCCCCATAATGTATGACCTTGAGGACGAGGCCATCAGGGTCCATGCAGAGAAGTTCGGTGAAAGGCAGTACAGGATGAAGAACAAGAAGGAACTCATGCTGCGATATGCATGCTGCTTCGGGGCATTCAGGATACTCTCAGATTCCTTCCTCACATGGAAGAATCTCCCTGCCTCAATATATGAACTCTCCACCTACAGCTTCAGGCTTGAGAAGAAGGGTGAGGTGGTTGGCCTCAAAAGGCTCAGGGGCTTTACAATGCCCGACCTTCACACGGTATGCGCCGACCTTGAACAGGCCCTCACCGAGTTTGCAGGGCAGGTCGGGATGTGCATGAAGACAGGTGAGGACCTCCAGGTGAACTATGAGGTGATATTCAGGGCCACCAGGGATTTCTATGAGGAGTACTCTGACTGGGTGCACTCAGTGGCGGATAAGATAGGAAAACCTATACTCCTTGAACTTCTACCCTCAAGAAAGCACTACTGGATTGCCAAGATGGACTTTGCAGCCATAGATTACCTTGGAAGGCCAATAGAGAACCCAACAGTTCAGATAGATGTTGAGAGCGGGGAAAGATTCGGCATAACCTATGTTAACAGTGATGAGGAGGAGGTCAACCCTATAATCCTCCACTGCAGCCCAACAGGGAGCATAGAGAGGGTTATCTGCAGTTTACTTGAAAAGACGGCCATTGAGATGGATGAGAAACCACCAATGCTACCTGTCTGGCTTTCACCGACACAGGTAAGGGTGCTTCCAATTGCCGAGCGCCACCTTGAATTTGCAGAGTCCCTTGTATCAGAGATGACTGCAAATGATGTGAGGGCGGACCTTGACGACAGGGCGGAGACCCTTGGTAAGAAGATAAGGAACGCTGCCCAGGACTGGGTACCCTACGTTGTGGTTGTGGGTGACAGCGAACTGGAGGGCAAACTCACAGTTAACATCAGGAGCACAGGTGAAAAGGTTCAGATGGATCTCCATGAGCTCATCGAACTCGTCAGATCAGAGACCCAGGGAATGCCATTCAGAAGGCTACCCCTCCCTGTCAGACTTTCAGAGAGAATCAACTTCTAA
- a CDS encoding cupin domain-containing protein: protein MEIKGKVLKLNELIDYQDDSVVSREIIRKDTGTVTLFAFDRGQGLSEHTAPFDAMVQVIEGEAEITISGEKNLVAAGEMIIMPANEPHAVMAREPFKMLLTMIRS from the coding sequence ATGGAGATTAAGGGAAAGGTTCTGAAACTGAATGAGCTCATTGACTACCAGGACGATTCAGTTGTGAGCAGGGAGATCATCAGAAAGGACACCGGTACAGTGACCCTCTTTGCCTTTGACAGGGGGCAGGGCCTCAGTGAACACACTGCGCCCTTCGATGCCATGGTCCAGGTGATCGAGGGTGAGGCAGAAATTACAATAAGTGGAGAGAAGAACCTTGTGGCCGCAGGGGAGATGATAATAATGCCGGCCAACGAGCCACATGCAGTGATGGCGAGGGAACCCTTCAAGATGCTCCTCACCATGATAAGGTCATGA
- the argS gene encoding arginine--tRNA ligase — protein MFRYIENSARDSIIEALEKLQLPVPSEIKLEEPPNPQLGDLACTVAFELAGELKRPPMEITSDIMSVIETPGIFEAVESKGPYINFFVDYGKLSGKLLEIMDDDYGSHPERGERIILEHTSANPNGPLHIGHIRNAIIGDSLARILRMAGYQVETQYYVNDMGRQIAMIVWGLLNLQKTLDDYPGDKRDHRVGRLYLEVNQKLKEDPGIKDEVDELLRKYEAGENEDTFREVVEYCLDGMKETMQRLHVHHDRFVWEGELVRDGTVGEVIESLRKTGLTRENEVLYLDLEDFGIEKELVLTRSDGTSLYSTRDIAYHLQKSREGDILIDVLGSDHKLAAEQVGIAVDLLGGKKPEVIFYEFITLPEGSMSTRRGVFISVDELMDEAHKRAFEEVKKRRELPDDVADDIAEAIGNGAIRYYIARLSPEKHIVFRWDEALSFERGCASIQYAHARACKLLKKASFNGYEDIEDTWEPENDEKELVRLLARFPVVVEEAAMARRVHPVAQYVQDLANAFNSFYRSTPVIGSEFEGARLRLVDSVRIVIRNALGLLGIHAPETM, from the coding sequence TTGTTCAGATACATTGAAAACAGTGCAAGGGATTCAATAATTGAGGCGCTTGAGAAGCTCCAGCTACCAGTACCATCAGAGATCAAACTGGAGGAACCACCAAACCCCCAGCTGGGAGATCTTGCATGCACGGTGGCCTTTGAACTTGCAGGTGAACTCAAAAGACCGCCAATGGAGATAACCTCCGATATAATGTCGGTGATTGAAACTCCTGGGATCTTTGAGGCCGTTGAATCAAAGGGGCCCTACATAAACTTCTTTGTTGACTATGGAAAGCTTTCAGGAAAACTCCTTGAAATCATGGATGACGACTACGGGTCCCATCCAGAGAGGGGTGAGAGGATAATCCTTGAGCACACCTCTGCAAACCCCAACGGTCCCCTGCACATAGGGCATATAAGGAATGCCATCATCGGGGACTCACTTGCAAGGATACTCAGAATGGCAGGATACCAGGTTGAAACCCAGTACTACGTTAATGACATGGGGCGACAGATAGCCATGATTGTCTGGGGCCTTCTGAACCTCCAGAAAACCCTGGATGACTACCCCGGGGATAAGAGGGACCACAGGGTTGGAAGGCTCTACCTTGAGGTTAACCAGAAACTCAAAGAGGATCCTGGTATAAAAGATGAGGTGGATGAACTCCTGAGGAAATACGAGGCCGGTGAGAACGAGGACACCTTCAGGGAGGTTGTGGAGTACTGCCTTGATGGAATGAAGGAGACCATGCAAAGGCTACACGTCCACCACGACAGGTTCGTGTGGGAGGGGGAACTGGTAAGGGATGGGACGGTTGGTGAGGTTATAGAATCCCTCAGAAAAACGGGACTCACCAGGGAAAATGAGGTCCTCTACCTTGACCTTGAGGATTTCGGCATTGAAAAGGAACTTGTGCTCACCCGTTCAGATGGAACATCCCTCTACTCCACAAGGGACATAGCCTACCATCTCCAGAAATCCCGTGAAGGGGATATTCTCATTGACGTCCTTGGATCGGACCATAAACTTGCAGCGGAGCAGGTGGGAATCGCCGTGGATCTCCTTGGGGGTAAGAAACCAGAGGTCATATTCTACGAGTTCATAACACTCCCTGAGGGCTCAATGTCCACAAGGAGGGGCGTATTCATATCGGTGGATGAACTGATGGACGAGGCCCATAAAAGGGCCTTTGAGGAGGTTAAAAAGAGGAGAGAACTTCCAGATGACGTTGCAGACGATATCGCCGAGGCCATCGGCAACGGGGCCATAAGGTACTATATAGCGCGCCTTTCCCCCGAGAAGCACATTGTGTTCAGGTGGGATGAGGCCCTCAGCTTTGAACGTGGCTGTGCATCGATACAGTACGCCCATGCAAGGGCATGCAAACTCCTCAAGAAGGCATCCTTCAATGGCTATGAGGATATCGAAGACACCTGGGAACCTGAAAACGATGAAAAAGAACTTGTCCGTCTCCTTGCCCGTTTCCCTGTGGTTGTTGAGGAGGCCGCCATGGCAAGGAGGGTTCACCCTGTGGCACAGTACGTGCAGGACCTTGCAAATGCCTTCAACAGTTTCTACAGATCCACACCTGTCATCGGGTCTGAATTTGAGGGTGCAAGGCTGAGGCTCGTTGATTCTGTCAGGATCGTGATCAGAAATGCCCTTGGTCTTCTGGGTATACATGCCCCGGAGACCATGTAA
- a CDS encoding MgtC/SapB family protein: MIALAIGALVGIERERRTQGTEFAGIRTFILISLMGALSAYLSEIFPLMLPLAFLGLVAIVSASYIVSTRDDGDIGITGEVAAFVTFMLGAMCFSGDYRLAAMLAIIVTALLALKRYIHIAVRRISEREMIDTIKFLVIAFVILPLLPDTSLGPWGVFNPYQVWLMVVFISAISYSGYIAMKIAGPDRGLSATGIIGGLVSSTAVVTAMAGRVRESDDLIRPAVFASVVSSSMMFFRILLEVSVINPSLMGYVAPPMLAMGVTGMAMGVLFIRSPSKIDQDIKIQNPFSVKPALIFGALFMAILFLSKAANVYIGSGGVLAAAVISGVADVDAITVSMSLLAAGGSLSSSTAAAAITLAGVSNTIIKGGLAFALGTRMFGKRVGTLFLVIVGTGLVAVGLMVSSYF, encoded by the coding sequence TTGATAGCCCTTGCCATAGGAGCCCTGGTGGGTATTGAGAGGGAGCGGAGGACCCAGGGGACTGAATTTGCGGGTATAAGGACCTTCATCCTGATATCACTCATGGGGGCCCTTTCAGCATATCTATCAGAGATTTTCCCTCTGATGCTTCCTCTTGCCTTTCTGGGTCTGGTTGCCATAGTATCTGCGAGTTACATTGTGAGCACGAGGGATGATGGGGATATTGGGATAACAGGTGAGGTTGCAGCGTTTGTAACCTTCATGCTTGGGGCCATGTGTTTTTCAGGTGATTACAGGCTTGCAGCAATGCTTGCCATCATTGTAACGGCTCTCCTTGCCCTCAAAAGGTACATTCACATTGCCGTAAGGAGGATAAGTGAGAGGGAGATGATAGATACAATAAAATTCCTTGTAATAGCCTTTGTGATTCTCCCTCTTCTTCCGGATACATCGCTTGGCCCGTGGGGGGTTTTCAACCCCTATCAGGTGTGGCTGATGGTGGTGTTCATATCAGCCATAAGCTATTCAGGTTACATTGCAATGAAGATAGCAGGTCCAGACAGGGGCCTTAGCGCCACGGGAATAATAGGGGGACTGGTGTCAAGTACAGCTGTGGTTACGGCAATGGCAGGTCGGGTTAGGGAATCTGATGATCTCATAAGGCCTGCGGTGTTCGCATCGGTCGTTTCAAGTTCAATGATGTTTTTCAGGATCCTGCTGGAGGTCTCCGTTATAAACCCCTCACTTATGGGATACGTTGCACCCCCAATGCTTGCAATGGGGGTAACCGGGATGGCCATGGGTGTTCTGTTCATCAGGTCACCATCGAAGATTGATCAGGATATTAAAATTCAAAACCCATTCTCTGTTAAGCCTGCACTCATATTCGGGGCGCTTTTCATGGCTATTCTATTCCTATCCAAGGCAGCGAACGTCTACATTGGCAGTGGGGGTGTCCTGGCTGCGGCTGTGATTTCTGGGGTTGCTGATGTGGATGCCATAACTGTGAGCATGTCTTTACTGGCAGCAGGGGGTTCTTTAAGTTCTTCAACAGCTGCAGCTGCCATAACCCTTGCAGGAGTCTCAAATACAATTATAAAGGGCGGACTGGCTTTTGCACTTGGCACAAGAATGTTCGGGAAAAGGGTGGGGACCCTCTTCCTCGTCATTGTTGGCACAGGCCTCGTGGCGGTTGGCCTTATGGTATCTAGTTACTTTTGA
- a CDS encoding signal peptidase I has product MSDDKRELIEAAAYILLLLLAVVASQHMNVVVSGSMEPVFYRGDIVIIEKSNFFGINELDPENVQKGDIIIYDATWFPEPVIHRVIAVEKDKAGQKYYITKGDNNPSPDPAPVYPSQVEARVITVGSNPLMIPKVGYITLWLKGL; this is encoded by the coding sequence ATGAGTGATGATAAAAGGGAATTGATTGAAGCAGCAGCATACATTCTCCTCCTCTTACTCGCTGTTGTTGCATCACAGCACATGAACGTGGTTGTATCAGGAAGCATGGAGCCCGTATTCTACAGGGGCGACATAGTGATAATCGAGAAGAGCAACTTTTTTGGCATAAATGAACTGGACCCTGAAAACGTGCAGAAGGGTGACATAATAATCTATGACGCCACATGGTTCCCCGAACCGGTCATACACAGGGTTATAGCCGTCGAAAAGGATAAAGCAGGTCAAAAATACTACATCACAAAGGGTGACAACAACCCATCACCTGACCCCGCACCTGTGTACCCATCACAGGTTGAGGCAAGGGTTATAACGGTGGGTTCAAATCCGCTAATGATACCCAAGGTGGGCTACATAACACTCTGGCTTAAGGGACTCTGA
- a CDS encoding TrmB family transcriptional regulator — protein sequence MERKVRNALRLLGLTDYQAAAYTAMVSLVSAGASEAAEASGIPRSRIYEVLRQLSERGFVEVERGKPLRYHVVPPAEVFRREKKRIMKELDDAMHQLRRTYEDQVSRVPAPVWLIHGQEKIMKKELEIISRTRSELKMRMGFIFRGELRELRPAIERIMDRGADVRIMAPEDLDLPCEVRVVSMPPVRMFVRDSVEMMWIFSRFTPEGSPVPESAMGIWNQYPEIAENYSRIFDGIWHGKSYGEGGGI from the coding sequence TTGGAGAGGAAGGTGAGGAATGCGCTTAGACTCCTGGGACTTACAGATTATCAGGCGGCCGCATACACTGCAATGGTGTCACTGGTATCTGCAGGGGCATCCGAGGCGGCCGAGGCATCAGGAATCCCAAGGTCAAGGATCTATGAGGTACTGAGGCAGCTTTCAGAAAGGGGATTCGTGGAGGTGGAGCGCGGCAAACCTCTCAGGTACCATGTGGTCCCCCCTGCAGAGGTTTTCAGGAGGGAAAAGAAGAGAATAATGAAGGAACTGGATGATGCCATGCACCAGCTCAGGCGAACCTATGAGGACCAGGTTTCAAGGGTACCGGCCCCGGTATGGCTCATACACGGACAGGAGAAGATAATGAAGAAGGAACTCGAGATCATATCGAGGACAAGGTCCGAACTCAAAATGAGGATGGGTTTCATATTCAGGGGCGAGCTGAGAGAGCTGCGCCCTGCAATTGAGAGGATAATGGATAGGGGTGCTGATGTAAGGATAATGGCACCTGAGGATCTTGATCTGCCCTGTGAGGTGAGGGTCGTGAGCATGCCGCCTGTTCGGATGTTTGTGAGGGACTCAGTGGAGATGATGTGGATATTCTCCAGGTTCACACCTGAGGGATCACCGGTACCTGAGTCTGCAATGGGTATATGGAACCAGTACCCTGAGATAGCAGAGAACTACTCGAGGATATTTGACGGCATATGGCATGGGAAATCCTATGGAGAGGGAGGAGGTATCTAG
- the ilvD gene encoding dihydroxy-acid dehydratase — protein sequence MKSDTIKRGIQRAPHRSLLRACGLTDHDFEKPFIGIANSYTDIVPGHLHLRELADEVRAGINAAGGVAFEFNTMAICDGIAMNHEGMKYSLASREIVADTVESMAMAHALDGLVLLPTCDKIVPGMLMAAARLDIPSIVVTGGPMLPGEFQGRKVDLINVYEGVGAVSAGEMSEDELAELERCACPGPGSCAGLFTANTMACLTEALGMSLPGCATAHAVSSKKRQIARLSGHRIVEMVKENLKPTDIMSREAFENAVMVDLALGGSTNSALHIPAIAAEMEGLGINLDVFDELSLRIPHIASISPAGDHMMIDLDRAGGIPAVMKTLMDHLNTSCITCTGKTVAENMRDARVSDTTVIRPLDDPVHREGGLAILRGNLAPRGSVVKQGAVAEDMLVHEGPARVFESEDECVEAIFSGDIAEGDVIVIRYEGPKGGPGMREMLNPTSAIAGMGLERVALITDGRFSGGTRGPCVGHVSPEAMEDGPIAAVRDGDTIRIDIPSRKLEVDLTEDEIRRRIESAEKPERRVKGWLARYRKLAGSADTGAILR from the coding sequence ATGAAAAGTGATACCATAAAAAGGGGAATACAGAGGGCGCCCCACCGCTCCCTCCTCAGGGCATGTGGCCTGACAGACCATGACTTTGAAAAGCCATTCATAGGGATAGCCAACAGCTACACGGATATCGTGCCAGGCCACCTCCACCTTAGGGAACTTGCAGATGAGGTCAGGGCCGGAATCAACGCTGCAGGTGGAGTTGCATTTGAATTCAACACCATGGCCATATGCGACGGAATAGCCATGAACCATGAGGGCATGAAGTACTCCCTTGCATCAAGGGAGATAGTCGCAGATACCGTGGAGAGCATGGCAATGGCCCATGCCCTTGACGGACTTGTCCTTCTTCCAACGTGTGATAAGATAGTACCGGGTATGCTGATGGCCGCTGCAAGACTTGACATACCATCAATAGTGGTCACCGGTGGCCCCATGCTACCAGGAGAGTTCCAGGGAAGGAAGGTTGACCTCATAAATGTATATGAGGGTGTAGGCGCAGTGAGTGCAGGTGAAATGAGTGAGGATGAACTCGCCGAGCTCGAAAGATGCGCCTGTCCAGGTCCAGGTTCATGTGCAGGACTCTTCACAGCCAACACCATGGCCTGCCTCACAGAGGCATTGGGAATGAGCCTCCCTGGATGCGCAACTGCCCATGCTGTAAGCTCAAAAAAGAGGCAGATTGCAAGGCTCTCAGGTCACAGGATAGTGGAAATGGTGAAGGAAAACCTCAAACCCACAGATATAATGAGCAGGGAGGCCTTTGAAAACGCGGTGATGGTGGACCTTGCACTTGGGGGGTCAACCAACAGCGCACTCCACATCCCTGCCATAGCAGCTGAGATGGAGGGCCTTGGCATCAACCTTGACGTCTTTGATGAGCTGAGCCTCAGAATACCCCACATAGCATCAATATCACCGGCAGGTGATCATATGATGATAGACCTTGATAGGGCAGGGGGAATACCGGCCGTCATGAAAACCCTCATGGATCACCTCAACACCAGCTGCATAACCTGCACAGGAAAAACCGTCGCTGAGAACATGAGGGATGCCAGGGTGAGTGACACCACAGTTATAAGGCCCCTGGATGACCCGGTCCACCGGGAGGGTGGCCTCGCCATACTCAGGGGTAACCTGGCACCCAGGGGCTCCGTGGTGAAACAGGGGGCCGTTGCAGAGGATATGCTGGTCCATGAGGGCCCAGCCAGGGTATTTGAGAGTGAAGATGAGTGTGTTGAGGCAATATTCAGTGGAGATATAGCCGAGGGTGATGTCATCGTAATAAGGTACGAGGGCCCCAAGGGGGGCCCTGGTATGAGGGAGATGCTGAACCCCACCTCTGCAATTGCAGGTATGGGGCTTGAAAGGGTGGCCCTCATAACCGATGGAAGGTTTTCAGGTGGTACCAGGGGGCCATGCGTGGGACACGTCTCCCCCGAGGCAATGGAGGATGGTCCCATAGCGGCTGTGAGGGATGGGGACACAATAAGGATAGATATACCCTCAAGAAAGCTTGAGGTTGATCTGACAGAAGATGAGATCAGAAGAAGGATTGAATCTGCAGAAAAACCAGAGCGCCGCGTTAAGGGATGGCTTGCACGCTACAGGAAACTCGCAGGTTCAGCAGATACAGGTGCCATTCTGAGATAG
- the hcp gene encoding hydroxylamine reductase — MKYRCKVCDYIYDPDVGDPTSGIKPGTPFQELPEDWVCPVCNVGKDQFEPLKGEVRRVRPEDIDMFCYQCSQTVRGRACTVKGVCGKEATVARLQDNLLFAIKGISAYLYHARELGYTDEVVDAFLERGFYSTLTNVNFDAEEFVTLALEAGEMNLRTMKLLKKAHIDTYGEPEPTEVRVGALDGPAIIATGHSLKALEELLKQTEDTGVNVYTHSELLPAHGYPGLRKYPHLAGQLGGPWFDQRETFSRYSAAVLGTSNCVLLPHDSYRDRMFTCGVARLPGVEHVDGYDFSPVIEKALELPPLKEEEAATLTTGFGLSTILSLADKIKELVEEGKIRRFFLVGGCDSPLPRAEYYTEFVRKLPQDTVVLTLACGKYRFNSMDLGDIEGIPRLIDLGQCNDSIVAVELVEALSNLFSMDVNDLPLSIVLSWMEQKAAAILWSLLSLNLRGMYIGPILPGWANDDIINVLVDNYELTPIGDPEEDMKKMMG; from the coding sequence ATGAAGTACCGCTGCAAGGTATGTGACTACATATACGACCCTGACGTGGGTGACCCCACATCAGGTATAAAACCTGGAACCCCCTTCCAGGAACTTCCAGAGGACTGGGTCTGCCCGGTATGCAATGTGGGTAAGGACCAGTTCGAGCCCCTGAAGGGTGAGGTGAGGCGCGTGAGGCCAGAGGACATAGACATGTTCTGCTACCAGTGCTCCCAGACCGTCCGTGGAAGGGCCTGCACAGTAAAGGGGGTCTGTGGAAAGGAAGCAACCGTTGCAAGACTCCAGGACAACCTTCTATTTGCAATTAAGGGGATCTCTGCCTACCTCTACCATGCCCGTGAACTCGGATACACAGATGAAGTTGTGGATGCCTTCCTTGAGAGGGGATTCTACTCAACACTCACCAACGTGAACTTCGATGCAGAGGAATTCGTAACCCTCGCCCTTGAGGCTGGTGAGATGAACCTGAGGACCATGAAGCTCCTCAAAAAGGCCCACATTGACACCTACGGGGAACCTGAACCCACAGAGGTGAGGGTTGGGGCCCTTGATGGCCCCGCCATAATAGCAACAGGTCACAGCCTGAAGGCGCTTGAAGAGCTGCTCAAGCAGACCGAGGATACTGGTGTGAATGTGTACACACACTCGGAGCTGCTCCCAGCCCATGGTTACCCTGGCCTCAGGAAGTACCCGCACCTTGCCGGGCAGCTCGGAGGGCCCTGGTTCGACCAGAGGGAGACCTTCTCACGCTACAGCGCCGCGGTGCTTGGAACATCAAACTGTGTTCTGCTACCCCATGACAGCTACAGGGATAGAATGTTCACCTGTGGTGTTGCCCGGCTCCCGGGGGTTGAACATGTGGATGGCTACGACTTCAGTCCAGTGATAGAGAAGGCACTGGAACTTCCACCCCTTAAAGAGGAGGAGGCAGCGACACTAACAACAGGTTTCGGACTCTCAACAATCCTCTCACTTGCAGATAAAATAAAGGAGCTGGTGGAGGAGGGTAAAATCAGGAGATTCTTCCTTGTTGGTGGGTGTGATTCTCCGCTACCCAGGGCAGAGTACTACACCGAATTTGTGAGGAAGCTCCCCCAGGATACCGTGGTCCTCACACTGGCCTGCGGCAAGTACCGTTTCAACTCAATGGATCTGGGTGACATTGAGGGGATTCCCAGGCTAATAGACCTTGGCCAGTGCAACGACTCCATAGTGGCAGTGGAACTTGTGGAGGCACTGAGCAACCTCTTCAGTATGGACGTGAATGATCTGCCCCTCAGCATAGTCCTCAGCTGGATGGAGCAGAAGGCCGCTGCAATACTCTGGAGCCTCCTATCACTCAACCTCAGGGGCATGTACATAGGTCCCATACTGCCTGGATGGGCCAACGACGACATCATAAATGTGCTCGTTGATAACTATGAACTCACACCAATAGGTGACCCTGAAGAGGACATGAAGAAAATGATGGGGTGA
- the argF gene encoding ornithine carbamoyltransferase translates to MRHLLSVCDMEDVVALLDLADDYKAGKIPGKVLEGRTLAMIFEKSSTRTRVSFEVGASQLGAQPLYLSASDLQLGRGEPIADTARTLSRYVDGIMIRAIRHLDVVELASESSVPVINGLTDLEHPCQALADMQTVREKLGDFSGRLVFVGDGNNVCNSLLLITAMLGMDMDIACPPGYEPDTEITGMAEKIARKSGSEIRVLHDPREAVDGADVVYTDVWVSMGYEEEADERLRVFRPYQVNSELMKLASPDAIFMHCLPAVRGQETTSEVIDGPQSVVWDQAENRLHAQKAIMHWLMG, encoded by the coding sequence ATGAGGCATCTTCTATCTGTATGTGACATGGAAGACGTGGTGGCACTCCTTGACCTTGCAGATGACTACAAGGCAGGAAAAATCCCGGGAAAGGTACTTGAGGGCAGGACCCTTGCCATGATCTTTGAGAAATCATCAACAAGGACCAGGGTCTCCTTTGAGGTTGGGGCATCCCAGCTGGGTGCACAGCCCCTCTATCTATCAGCATCAGACCTGCAGCTTGGAAGGGGGGAGCCAATAGCAGACACCGCAAGGACCCTCAGCAGATACGTTGATGGGATCATGATAAGGGCCATAAGGCACTTAGATGTGGTTGAACTTGCATCAGAGTCTTCTGTACCTGTTATAAATGGGCTCACGGATCTTGAACACCCATGCCAGGCGCTGGCTGACATGCAGACTGTAAGGGAGAAACTGGGGGACTTCAGTGGTAGACTGGTATTCGTGGGTGATGGTAACAACGTCTGCAACTCACTGCTCCTCATAACAGCAATGCTGGGGATGGACATGGACATTGCCTGCCCACCAGGCTATGAACCCGACACGGAAATCACTGGAATGGCAGAAAAAATCGCCAGAAAAAGTGGTTCGGAGATAAGGGTGCTCCATGACCCTAGGGAAGCTGTTGATGGCGCGGATGTTGTCTACACCGACGTCTGGGTCAGCATGGGCTATGAGGAAGAGGCGGATGAACGCCTCAGGGTATTCAGGCCATACCAGGTGAACTCAGAGCTCATGAAACTCGCATCCCCCGACGCCATATTCATGCACTGTCTTCCTGCTGTGAGGGGGCAGGAAACGACCTCTGAGGTCATCGACGGGCCGCAGTCAGTTGTCTGGGATCAGGCAGAAAACAGGCTACATGCACAGAAGGCGATAATGCACTGGCTCATGGGATGA